A single genomic interval of Hyphomicrobium methylovorum harbors:
- the ftsL gene encoding cell division protein FtsL: MRLLNITAFFFAIASALLLYGLNYQTRRLEAEMQGIERLAASARDDIAVLKAERGHLARPDRIDVLARQLGFAPPKPDQFRNGRMVSELTVNGAQADGR; encoded by the coding sequence ATGCGTCTCTTAAACATAACGGCATTCTTCTTTGCCATTGCGAGCGCGCTGCTCCTGTATGGCCTTAACTATCAAACGCGCCGTCTCGAAGCCGAGATGCAGGGAATAGAGCGTCTCGCTGCGAGCGCGCGAGACGACATCGCGGTGCTGAAGGCCGAACGTGGCCACCTCGCCCGTCCTGACCGCATCGATGTCCTGGCACGCCAACTTGGCTTTGCTCCGCCGAAGCCCGACCAATTCCGTAACGGACGCATGGTGTCTGAGCTGACCGTCAACGGGGCGCAGGCCGATGGCCGCTGA
- the rsmH gene encoding 16S rRNA (cytosine(1402)-N(4))-methyltransferase RsmH: protein MTRGGGAEGASLGHDDKPPRHVPVLISEVIEALSPKDGEVFIDGTFGAGGYTRAILNAANCMVLALDRDPTALANAEPLRAEFGARFIAVESPFSDMADVAETVLAGQNVDGVVLDIGVSSMQIDDAERGFSFQHDGPLDMRMSRDGQTAADFVNEAEEAEIADVIYTFGEEHKSRSIARAIVRRRAQAPFATTLELADTVSRVLHGRRVDGRHPATRTFQALRIYINDELGELSRALSAAEKILKPGGRLVVVSFHSLEDRIVKKFLIERSGKAPAVSRHSPQASIKTEPASFRIVNSRPLTPSKGELDVNPRARSARLRAAVRTDSAPMRDKTET, encoded by the coding sequence ATGACGCGGGGTGGCGGGGCAGAGGGAGCCTCGCTGGGGCACGATGACAAGCCTCCGCGCCACGTCCCCGTGCTTATTTCCGAAGTCATCGAAGCGCTTTCTCCAAAAGACGGCGAAGTCTTTATCGACGGCACGTTCGGTGCGGGCGGATACACGCGCGCGATTCTCAATGCCGCGAATTGCATGGTGCTGGCGCTCGATCGCGACCCGACAGCACTCGCGAATGCGGAGCCGCTGCGCGCCGAGTTCGGCGCCCGGTTTATCGCCGTTGAATCTCCCTTCAGTGACATGGCGGATGTAGCTGAGACGGTTCTCGCAGGGCAGAACGTCGATGGTGTCGTTCTCGATATCGGCGTGTCTTCGATGCAGATCGACGATGCAGAGCGCGGGTTTTCATTTCAGCATGACGGGCCGCTCGACATGCGGATGTCGCGCGATGGGCAGACCGCTGCCGACTTCGTCAACGAGGCTGAAGAAGCCGAAATCGCGGACGTGATTTATACGTTCGGTGAGGAGCACAAATCGCGTTCCATTGCGCGCGCCATCGTTCGGCGGCGTGCTCAGGCGCCGTTTGCAACGACGCTGGAACTCGCGGATACGGTGTCGCGCGTTTTGCATGGCCGGCGCGTGGACGGGCGCCATCCGGCGACGCGGACGTTTCAGGCGCTACGAATTTATATCAACGATGAACTCGGTGAATTGAGCCGCGCGCTCAGCGCTGCCGAGAAAATTCTTAAACCTGGCGGCCGTCTCGTCGTCGTCTCGTTTCACAGCCTGGAAGACCGTATCGTAAAGAAATTCCTGATCGAACGGTCTGGAAAAGCGCCTGCAGTTTCGCGGCATTCTCCTCAAGCTTCGATAAAAACTGAGCCTGCGAGTTTTCGAATTGTTAACTCCCGCCCGTTAACACCTTCTAAAGGTGAATTGGATGTGAACCCGCGTGCACGCTCGGCACGACTTCGAGCAGCGGTTCGCACTGATTCTGCGCCAATGCGGGACAAGACGGAAACCTGA
- a CDS encoding peptidoglycan D,D-transpeptidase FtsI family protein yields the protein MAADIARGLDARRRPRGGYGSKTRHITEACVYGFLFFAFVQVGIQLVLLAVNRSPSATLALSEPVARSFSRPDIVDRNGRLLATDLEAPSIFADPALVLDRDELVEKLVTVLPDINQQELRRALSDRSRRFVWVRRGVSPKIAQKVHDLGLPGLSFRNELKRAYPAGALAGHVLGSVNVDNRGVSGIEKYIDEKVGVDPVHAAVLSSRAPVRLSLDIGVQHALEDELDDAVKLYKTEGAAGLILNIKTGEVLASASLPRVDPSWPTEALADQRLDRVSGGTYELGSVFKTLTIGMALDDGHVQPGTMIDVRKPMQVGRFTVTDFHPAGRPLSVTEIFTHSSNIGAAMLALQAGPEKFAEFLDKVGVLGTLKTEQGVVAPPQVPKTWTRASTITAAYGHGIAVAPIQFAAAAATLLNHGHQVQPTFLRRFDAESADTKPRISDATSRQLANIMRLNVTAPDGTGREADVPGYRVGGKTGTADLAIRGGYAKNAVITSFLASFPMDEPQYLTFVVLFQPKGVADTQGRRTAGTNAAPVTSRLISRVAAQLGVAPMDVAQSQ from the coding sequence ATGGCCGCTGACATTGCGCGAGGTCTTGATGCGCGACGGCGCCCGCGCGGTGGATACGGATCGAAAACGCGGCACATAACTGAAGCCTGCGTCTACGGCTTTCTGTTCTTTGCGTTCGTGCAAGTCGGAATTCAGCTGGTTCTGCTCGCGGTGAACCGGTCTCCAAGCGCGACGCTCGCGCTTTCGGAGCCCGTGGCGCGAAGCTTCAGCCGTCCTGACATTGTCGACCGCAACGGACGGCTTCTCGCGACCGATCTCGAGGCGCCTTCGATCTTCGCCGATCCGGCGCTGGTGCTTGATCGCGACGAACTGGTCGAAAAACTCGTCACTGTATTGCCGGATATCAACCAGCAGGAGCTGCGACGCGCGCTCTCCGATCGCTCGCGCCGGTTCGTGTGGGTGCGCAGAGGCGTTTCTCCCAAGATTGCGCAGAAGGTTCATGACCTCGGTTTGCCGGGACTATCGTTCCGCAATGAGCTGAAGCGCGCTTATCCGGCCGGGGCTCTCGCGGGGCACGTGCTCGGTTCCGTAAACGTCGATAACCGCGGCGTAAGCGGGATCGAGAAGTACATCGACGAAAAGGTCGGGGTCGATCCGGTGCATGCCGCTGTGCTGTCATCGCGCGCACCCGTTCGGCTTTCGCTCGACATTGGCGTGCAGCACGCGCTCGAAGACGAACTCGATGACGCAGTAAAGCTGTACAAGACGGAAGGTGCGGCGGGTCTCATCCTCAACATCAAGACCGGAGAAGTTCTTGCGAGCGCGTCGCTGCCGCGGGTCGATCCTTCCTGGCCGACGGAAGCGCTCGCCGATCAGCGATTGGATCGCGTTTCGGGTGGCACGTACGAGCTTGGGTCGGTCTTTAAGACGCTTACGATCGGCATGGCGCTTGATGATGGCCATGTGCAGCCCGGCACGATGATCGATGTGCGCAAGCCGATGCAAGTTGGGCGCTTCACCGTCACGGATTTTCATCCGGCGGGGCGGCCTTTGAGCGTGACAGAAATTTTCACGCACTCGTCGAACATCGGGGCCGCCATGTTGGCGTTGCAGGCGGGGCCGGAGAAGTTCGCGGAGTTCCTCGACAAGGTTGGCGTTCTGGGCACGCTAAAGACCGAGCAAGGCGTGGTTGCGCCGCCGCAGGTTCCCAAGACATGGACGCGCGCATCGACGATCACCGCTGCGTACGGACATGGGATTGCCGTCGCTCCGATTCAGTTTGCGGCTGCCGCCGCGACGCTGCTGAATCACGGCCATCAGGTGCAGCCCACGTTCCTTCGCCGGTTCGACGCTGAATCGGCGGATACGAAGCCGCGGATAAGCGACGCGACCTCGCGGCAGCTGGCGAACATCATGCGCCTCAACGTGACCGCGCCAGACGGAACGGGCCGGGAAGCGGACGTGCCCGGCTACCGTGTGGGTGGAAAAACAGGTACGGCCGACCTTGCCATTCGTGGCGGTTACGCCAAGAACGCAGTCATCACGTCGTTCCTGGCGTCGTTCCCGATGGACGAACCTCAGTATCTGACGTTCGTCGTGCTGTTTCAGCCGAAGGGCGTCGCGGACACTCAGGGGCGGCGTACGGCGGGCACGAACGCGGCGCCGGTTACCAGCCGTCTTATTTCGCGGGTTGCCGCTCAGCTTGGCGTCGCACCGATGGACGTTGCGCAGAGCCAATAG
- a CDS encoding UDP-N-acetylmuramoyl-L-alanyl-D-glutamate--2,6-diaminopimelate ligase, with product MSDSEQTGGELRLSDVLPSDIPLPAGSSDIFVTGVTASSAAVRPGFIFAGLPGSKVDGATFVPVAVARGARVIIVGKGKGSAVPANVALIEVDNPRAVLAKIAAKIHGKQPRCAVAVTGTSGKTSVADFTRQIFSYLGHPAASLGTIGIVKPGGAIYGSLTTPDPVTLHATLAQLADEGVTHLAFEASSHGLDQHRLDGVELAAAAFTNLGRDHLDYHPDEEAYLKAKLRLFTELLQVGQPAVVNMDGARANDVIAAARSRGLRVMTVGSGGDLLNRLSLRREGFYQRIGLVSQGKAYDVRLPLVGAYQVENALVAAGLAIATGEATADVLASLEHLKGVPGRLEIVGQKNGGLAVVDYAHKPEALAAALDGCRPFASGRLISVFGCGGDRDKGKRPIMGRISIEKADITIVTDDNPRSENPAVIRSEILNGAAAALEIGNRAEAIATAMAMLKPGDVLLVAGKGHETGQIIGDRVVPFSDHEEIRRRLES from the coding sequence ATGAGCGATAGCGAGCAGACTGGAGGCGAACTACGGCTCAGCGATGTGCTGCCGTCCGATATTCCGCTGCCAGCGGGCTCGTCGGATATTTTTGTCACCGGAGTTACAGCGTCGAGTGCCGCAGTCCGGCCCGGCTTTATATTTGCAGGTCTTCCCGGATCGAAGGTGGATGGTGCTACGTTCGTGCCTGTTGCGGTTGCACGCGGCGCTCGAGTCATCATCGTCGGGAAGGGGAAAGGCAGCGCCGTCCCGGCGAATGTCGCTCTGATCGAGGTCGACAATCCGCGCGCCGTGCTTGCGAAGATTGCCGCGAAGATTCACGGCAAACAACCGCGCTGCGCTGTGGCCGTAACAGGTACGAGCGGTAAGACGTCGGTTGCCGATTTTACGCGCCAGATTTTTTCGTATCTCGGCCATCCTGCTGCGTCCCTCGGCACGATCGGAATCGTTAAGCCGGGTGGGGCGATCTATGGATCGCTGACGACGCCGGATCCCGTCACGCTGCATGCAACGCTTGCCCAGCTCGCGGACGAAGGCGTTACGCATCTCGCGTTTGAAGCCTCATCGCACGGTCTCGATCAGCACCGCCTCGACGGCGTGGAGCTTGCTGCGGCGGCGTTCACAAATTTGGGGCGCGATCATCTCGACTATCACCCGGACGAAGAGGCTTATCTGAAGGCCAAGCTGCGCTTGTTTACGGAGCTGCTGCAGGTTGGACAGCCCGCCGTTGTCAACATGGACGGCGCGCGCGCCAATGATGTGATCGCGGCTGCGCGCTCGCGAGGTTTGCGCGTGATGACGGTTGGCTCAGGCGGAGATCTCCTCAATCGGCTGTCGCTCCGCCGCGAGGGATTCTATCAGCGCATCGGGCTCGTTTCCCAAGGCAAGGCCTATGACGTGCGATTGCCGCTCGTCGGCGCGTATCAGGTGGAGAATGCGCTTGTCGCGGCCGGGCTTGCCATTGCCACCGGCGAGGCAACTGCTGACGTTCTGGCGTCTCTCGAGCATCTTAAAGGTGTGCCAGGGCGGCTCGAAATCGTTGGGCAGAAGAATGGTGGCCTCGCCGTTGTCGATTATGCGCATAAGCCGGAAGCTCTCGCGGCTGCTCTTGATGGTTGTCGGCCGTTTGCTTCGGGCCGGTTGATCTCTGTGTTCGGCTGCGGCGGCGATCGCGACAAAGGCAAGCGTCCGATCATGGGGCGCATCTCGATCGAGAAGGCCGACATTACAATTGTCACCGATGACAATCCGCGCAGCGAGAATCCGGCGGTAATTCGTAGCGAGATCCTGAATGGGGCGGCGGCAGCGCTGGAGATCGGGAACCGGGCGGAAGCCATCGCAACGGCCATGGCGATGCTGAAACCGGGCGACGTGCTGCTGGTTGCCGGGAAAGGCCATGAAACGGGCCAGATCATCGGCGATCGGGTCGTGCCGTTTTCGGACCACGAAGAAATCCGCCGCCGGCTAGAAAGCTGA
- a CDS encoding DUF2189 domain-containing protein, giving the protein MPISNTSLQSSRHPLNPIGDPRWPASALWRDGEPEVRTITYSDVWSSLQQGIDDFRAMPTQVAFLLIIYPVVGLILFRLQFGFELLPLLYPMAAGFALLGPLVAIGLYELSRRREQGLDISPARAIDVLHRPGIGAIVRLGLVLAAIFVAWLFVANLIHTQIFGSEAATPEKFFDQLWHSGKGTQVLIVETVVGFVFALFVLTISVVSFPMLVDQHVSAATAVRTSVRAALENPGPIALWGLIVALSLVLGALPFLVGLAIVLPVLGHATWHLYRKLVVAP; this is encoded by the coding sequence ATGCCGATCTCAAACACCAGTCTTCAGTCATCCAGACACCCGCTGAACCCCATCGGTGACCCCAGATGGCCAGCAAGCGCCCTCTGGCGCGACGGAGAGCCCGAGGTCAGAACGATCACCTATTCCGACGTCTGGTCGTCGCTACAGCAGGGCATCGATGATTTCCGCGCGATGCCGACACAGGTCGCCTTCCTGCTGATTATTTATCCGGTGGTCGGGCTCATTCTCTTCCGCCTACAGTTCGGCTTCGAACTGTTGCCGCTGCTCTATCCAATGGCCGCAGGCTTCGCGCTTCTCGGACCGCTCGTTGCGATCGGTCTCTATGAGCTGAGCAGACGGCGAGAACAGGGGCTCGATATCTCACCGGCACGCGCTATTGATGTTCTGCACCGCCCTGGGATCGGAGCCATCGTCCGGCTAGGGCTTGTGCTTGCAGCAATCTTCGTCGCTTGGCTCTTTGTAGCGAACCTCATTCACACGCAGATCTTCGGGAGCGAAGCAGCAACGCCGGAGAAATTCTTCGACCAGCTTTGGCACTCCGGAAAAGGCACGCAGGTCCTGATCGTCGAAACTGTCGTGGGATTCGTGTTTGCGCTCTTTGTACTGACGATTAGCGTCGTATCGTTTCCCATGCTCGTCGATCAGCACGTGAGCGCCGCCACAGCCGTCAGAACATCCGTACGCGCCGCACTTGAAAACCCAGGCCCAATCGCGCTCTGGGGCTTGATCGTGGCCCTGAGCCTCGTTCTTGGCGCACTGCCATTTCTTGTCGGCCTTGCGATCGTATTACCCGTGCTAGGCCACGCGACATGGCATCTCTATAGAAAACTCGTTGTCGCGCCGTAA
- the mraZ gene encoding division/cell wall cluster transcriptional repressor MraZ: MDRFVSTFTNKIDAKGRVSIPASFRAVLERDGYPGGLYCYPSLDAPALDAGGERLAKKIDGLLANLPDYSDERDQLSVALYGDVQVLTIDGDGRIVLPESLRSHAGLETAVTFVGLGDKFQIWEPGRFEKRRAEARSKVQVTRKLFAAGSRSSGEGGDEGARG; encoded by the coding sequence ATGGACCGTTTTGTCTCAACATTCACAAACAAGATTGACGCCAAGGGCCGCGTTTCGATCCCTGCATCGTTTCGCGCCGTCTTGGAGCGCGACGGTTATCCGGGCGGGCTTTACTGCTACCCCTCGCTCGATGCTCCTGCGCTCGATGCAGGCGGCGAAAGACTTGCGAAAAAGATCGATGGTCTGCTCGCAAATCTCCCGGATTATTCGGACGAGCGGGACCAACTCTCTGTCGCACTCTACGGCGACGTCCAAGTTCTCACGATCGATGGCGACGGGCGCATCGTCCTTCCTGAAAGCCTCCGCTCCCACGCCGGGCTGGAAACCGCCGTCACGTTTGTTGGCCTCGGTGACAAGTTTCAGATCTGGGAACCTGGGCGGTTCGAAAAGCGCCGCGCAGAAGCGCGAAGCAAAGTTCAAGTGACGCGCAAACTATTCGCAGCGGGTAGCCGTTCTTCGGGTGAAGGCGGCGATGAAGGAGCACGGGGATGA